In a genomic window of Bemisia tabaci chromosome 1, PGI_BMITA_v3:
- the LOC109041363 gene encoding uncharacterized protein, with translation MGTIPIKFIQFLLCCFSCRARKRIILSSQFPEVVNSAGFEDKTPLIFFFLTSAERHWVVTAPRGFGKRLNTDMLHAFLERPLGPGGCDDAPRRTRLERLFTGGRLGVARHLRGDVADAFLARPVLRLRLAALDVSTYAAFRRSFTDLLHREFRRHRYLVTANRTPALFADPSRLLHAGSAAQLARLLRAYHGRQVIFFLEEHDQPLMSALEDPRCSDGDLRKMVAFLGRLVKGVMNCGHVDRSLVTGCSLLGRTYTRVASSLVYLRNFDHPAIAKYYGFSAAHVERLATTFRRGKEVDRMRQWYDRYRVEGTYSVFRPLSVLRYLEHDRFRPYPDPHPLPLLAAFQFDEISELVERSLTQLSRLEAVTDDTFLSVDELVALKRYLRRHELDPRWAEVYPRWVLQHLLDHGYYTVNNTVDTAAAVEIRVTNRERALQLRNALYTRTFLKRRYQITDGEMEAYVTALARLTQDRRDLFVEFMNVTRSLLGKPSVKLEKDMFLILYHAITSHEERVFQRWGGQKRVYKAFSRKRLKAIKVNGSDKERGWAFRTFSRVKWSRARPKREMVPEGAFTVLDIYVVTKDRVGIVLELKYDKTTAFRALEQIVDSQYYKIFSKKPHLPWALRSQVYIGVRYQPKTRGLSLSYLYNSRSLNKAVNITTVIPKPSKTMSLEKQPRAQKKTKPTRAVGPRERKNTVRAKPAVVTLRPSTSADRKVMSLIGRIVSKLDVFRSRTTDTALVATSFVTQDSITVKPKRRRLAQNTGQQTPRKTGISVDSSKITTENIVGKKSPEDIINRIHC, from the exons ATGGGAACAATTCCAATCAAATTTATACAGTTCCTCTTGTGTTGTTTCTCCTG CCGAGCCCGGAAGCGAATCATCCTCTCGAGCCAGTTCCCAGAAGTAGTCAACTCGGCCGGGTTCGAGGACAAGACGCCgctcatcttcttcttcctgaCGTCGGCAGAGCGGCACTGGGTCGTGACGGCGCCGCGCGGCTTCGGCAAGCGCCTCAACACGGACATGCTCCACGCGTTCTTGGAGCGCCCGTTGGGCCCCGGCGGGTGCGACGACGCCCCGCGCCGCACCCGCCTCGAGCGCCTCTTCACCGGCGGGCGCCTCGGCGTGGCGCGGCATCTCCGGGGTGACGTCGCCGACGCCTTCCTCGCCCGCCCGGTTCTCCGCCTTCGTCTGGCCGCCCTCGACGTCTCCACCTACGCGGCATTCCGCCGCTCCTTCACCGACCTCCTACACCGCGAGTTCCGCAGGCACCGGTACCTGGTCACCGCCAACCGGACACCCGCGCTCTTCGCCGACCCGTCGCGCCTCCTCCACGCAGGCTCCGCCGCCCAACTCGCCCGCCTCCTCCGTGCCTACCACGGCAGACAG GTGATCTTCTTCCTGGAGGAGCACGATCAACCTTTAATGTCTGCGCTGGAGGATCCGCGCTGCTCGGACGGGGACCTCCGCAAGATGGTGGCGTTCTTGGGCCGGCTCGTCAAAGGCGTGATGAACTGCGGTCACGTGGACCGCTCTCTCGTGACTGGCTGCTCCCTCCTGGGCCGTACCTACACCCGCGTGGCCAGCAGCCTCGTCTACCTCCGTAACTTCGACCACCCGGCCATCGCCAAGTACTACGGCTTCTCTGCGGCGCACGTAGAGCGCCTTGCCACCACCTTCCGCCGGGGCAAAGAAGTGGACAGAATGAGGCAGTGGTACGACCGCTACCGCGTCGAGGGCACCTACAGCGTCTTCCGCCCTCTTTCAGTCCTCCGCTACCTCGAGCACGACAGGTTCCGCCCGTACCCCGACCCTCACCCGCTACCGCTGCTGGCCGCTTTCCAGTTCGACGAGATCTCTGAGCTGGTCGAGAGGTCGCTGACGCAGCTCTCGCGCCTCGAGGCCGTCACCGATGACACGTTTTTGAGTGTTGACGAATTGGTGGCCCTGAAGAGGTACCTGCGGCGCCACGAATTGGACCCCCGCTGGGCGGAGGTGTACCCCCGCTGGGTCCTCCAGCACCTCCTCGATCACGGATACTACACCGTCAACAATACGGTCGACACTGCCGCCGCAGTGGAGATCAGAGTGACCAACCGCGAGAGGGCGTTGCAGCTTAGGAACGCGCTGTACACGCGGACTTTCTTAAAGCGAAG ATACCAAATCACGGATGGTGAGATGGAAGCGTACGTGACGGCCCTCGCACGGCTGACCCAGGACCGGCGCGACCTCTTTGTGGAGTTCATGAACGTGACAAGGAGCCTCCTCGGGAAACCCTCCGTGAAGCTGGAGAAAGACATGTTTCTCATCCTCTACCACGCAATCACCAGCCACGAGGAGCGGGTGTTCCAACGCTGGGGCGGCCAGAAGCGGGTCTACAAAGCCTTCTCCAGGAAGAGGTTGAAAGCCATCAAGGTGAACGGATCCGACAAGGAGCGAGGCTGGGCGTTCCGCACCTTTTCCCGGGTCAAGTGGTCTCGCGCGAGACCGAAACGGGAAATGGTACCTGAAGGGGCGTTTACGGTCCTCGATATCTACGTCGTGACGAAAGATAGGGTAGGGATCGTTCTAGAGTTGAAATACGACAAGACAACCGCATTCCGGGCCCTCGAACAGATCGTGGACTCGCAGTACTACAAGATCTTCTCCAAGAAGCCGCACTTACCGTGGGCGCTGAGGAGTCAAGTCTACATCGGGGTGCGCTATCAACCCAAAACACGCGGACTCTCCCTGAGCTACTTGTATAATTCTAGGAGTCTGAATAAAGCTGTCAATATTACGACGGTTATACCTAAGCCCTCGAAAACGATGTCGCTTGAAAAGCAACCAAGAGCGCAGAAAAAGACGAAACCCACCCGGGCTGTTGGGCCGCGGGAGAGGAAAAACACGGTGAGGGCAAAACCTGCGGTTGTCACGCTGAGACCATCCACTTCCGCCGATAGGAAGGTTATGTCACTGATCGGCAGGATTGTGTCGAAGCTCGACGTTTTTAGAAGTAGGACCACGGACACAGCCTTAGTTGCTACTTCCTTTGTGACGCAAGACTCAATCACGGTTAAGCCGAAGAGACGCCGTCTTGCACAAAACACCGGCCAACAAACTCCACGCAAAACCGGCATCAGTGTGGATAGCTCAAAAATTACGACAGAAAACATAGTTGGAAAGAAAAGTCCAGAGGATATAATAAATCGAATACATTGTTAG